One genomic region from Curtobacterium sp. 9128 encodes:
- a CDS encoding LCP family protein: MNDVRDRSHRLNRASGIARHGRLRRRSPFGTVAKVLSGVVAVALISSASVAAIAAKQVTDDFGEGVQIQGQPVAEAKSGGDVLSAYKGGFNMLVVGTDNDPEQGTQYGERDATLNDVNILLHVSADHTNATAVSIPRDLITPIPACQKPDGSGSTPAMSAQPINSAWGEGGLNCVVQTVQGLTGLDVQYSAAVSFNGVIEMSNAIGGVPVCVASPIHDRYTGLDLPAGTTTLQGSQALEFLRTRHGVGDGSDLGRISSQQVFLSSLLRTVKSNQTLTSPATLYKLARAAASNMQLSQSLNDAGTMVQMGRALQDLPLDQVNFVQYPGTTGGTGVYAGKVQPTKYLADQLFEKIKADQSFSLGAGSTGIGSEADPSAAATPSTPAAGPSAPTAAPTTPATDAGSDSASPATPSAPATSDTIDGLQGQSADQQTCSKAFGS, from the coding sequence GTGAACGACGTTCGTGATCGATCCCACCGACTCAACCGAGCCAGCGGGATCGCCCGTCACGGACGTCTGCGTCGCCGTTCGCCGTTCGGCACGGTCGCCAAGGTCCTCTCCGGGGTGGTCGCGGTCGCCCTCATCAGTTCCGCGTCGGTCGCGGCCATCGCGGCGAAGCAGGTCACCGACGACTTCGGCGAGGGCGTGCAGATCCAGGGTCAGCCCGTTGCCGAGGCGAAGAGTGGCGGCGACGTGCTCAGCGCCTACAAGGGCGGCTTCAACATGCTGGTGGTCGGCACCGACAACGACCCGGAGCAGGGAACCCAGTACGGTGAGCGGGACGCGACCCTCAACGACGTCAACATCCTGCTGCACGTCTCCGCGGACCACACGAACGCGACGGCCGTGAGCATCCCGCGTGACCTCATCACGCCGATCCCGGCGTGCCAGAAGCCCGACGGCTCCGGTTCGACGCCGGCGATGTCCGCGCAGCCGATCAACAGCGCGTGGGGTGAAGGTGGCCTGAACTGCGTCGTGCAGACAGTGCAGGGCCTGACCGGGCTCGACGTGCAGTACTCCGCAGCGGTGTCGTTCAACGGCGTCATCGAGATGTCCAACGCCATCGGCGGCGTGCCGGTGTGTGTGGCGTCGCCGATCCACGACCGGTACACCGGTCTCGACCTGCCGGCCGGGACCACCACCCTGCAGGGCTCCCAGGCGCTCGAGTTCCTCCGCACACGGCACGGCGTCGGCGACGGCTCCGACCTCGGTCGCATCAGCTCGCAGCAGGTGTTCCTGTCGTCGCTGCTGCGCACGGTGAAGTCGAACCAGACCCTGACCTCGCCCGCGACGCTGTACAAGCTCGCGCGGGCGGCGGCGTCCAACATGCAGCTCTCGCAGAGTCTCAACGATGCCGGGACGATGGTGCAGATGGGGCGGGCGCTGCAGGACCTGCCCCTCGACCAAGTGAACTTCGTGCAGTACCCGGGGACGACCGGTGGCACGGGCGTCTACGCGGGGAAGGTGCAGCCGACGAAGTACCTCGCCGACCAGCTGTTCGAGAAGATCAAGGCCGATCAGTCGTTCTCGCTCGGTGCCGGCAGCACGGGCATCGGTTCCGAGGCGGACCCGAGCGCCGCCGCGACCCCCTCGACCCCTGCGGCGGGCCCGTCGGCTCCCACTGCCGCTCCCACGACGCCCGCGACCGACGCCGGTTCGGATTCCGCTTCGCCCGCGACCCCGTCCGCTCCCGCGACGTCCGACACGATCGACGGGTTGCAGGGCCAGTCCGCCGATCAGCAGACCTGCTCGAAGGCCTTCGGGTCGTAG
- a CDS encoding LCP family protein, producing the protein MTDPDGPDAARVRFDAARTQPDGGRTRFDEVLDARRRPRVLSGPGYRVSGARHGRRPRDLGVARLLSGVGIAVAVALVSATSLSAYAAYDVGHGFLQRAVDVGGDGGSTDGAFNVLAIGADNDPAQGTAYGERGATLNDSNVLLHVSADHTQAVAVSFPRDLVVDQPACGGSPAVEDTPINQAYGRGGMQCVVQTVEQVTGMEIPYAAQVSFAGVIRMSDAVGGVPVCVTDAVDDPYTGLQLSAGEHTVSGKTALAFLRDRHGVGDGSDLARISSLQQFLSSLMRKVKSEGTLGDPSKLYGLAKTASKNITLSTSLAKPSTMVDMAGAFEGIGLDRITFVQYPGSVDDPSFPGKVVPEQATADRLMRAVRADRPFRLDAGSTGRGATDRDASASAAAPAADQSSPKESSARESSEKESSPKGSSAPQDMPGVTGQTAKQKTCAVAAGG; encoded by the coding sequence GTGACCGATCCCGATGGTCCCGACGCCGCTCGCGTGCGGTTCGACGCTGCCCGCACGCAGCCCGATGGCGGTCGTACGCGGTTCGACGAGGTGCTCGATGCGCGTCGGCGCCCCAGGGTGCTGTCCGGCCCCGGGTACCGCGTGAGCGGTGCCCGACACGGGCGCCGTCCACGTGACCTCGGCGTCGCACGGCTGCTCTCCGGTGTCGGCATCGCGGTCGCCGTCGCACTGGTGAGCGCGACCTCGCTCTCGGCGTACGCCGCGTACGACGTCGGCCACGGGTTCCTGCAGCGCGCGGTCGACGTCGGCGGTGACGGTGGGTCGACCGACGGGGCCTTCAACGTGCTGGCGATCGGCGCCGACAACGACCCGGCGCAGGGGACGGCGTACGGCGAACGCGGTGCAACGCTCAACGACTCGAACGTCCTGCTCCACGTCTCGGCCGACCACACCCAGGCGGTCGCCGTGAGCTTCCCCCGTGACCTCGTCGTCGACCAGCCAGCGTGCGGCGGATCACCGGCCGTCGAGGACACCCCGATCAACCAGGCGTACGGCCGTGGCGGGATGCAGTGCGTCGTGCAGACGGTCGAGCAGGTCACCGGAATGGAGATCCCGTACGCGGCCCAGGTGAGCTTCGCCGGCGTGATCCGGATGTCCGACGCCGTCGGCGGGGTCCCGGTGTGCGTGACGGACGCGGTCGACGATCCCTACACGGGGTTGCAGCTCTCGGCGGGGGAACACACGGTGTCGGGCAAGACGGCACTCGCGTTCCTGCGCGACCGGCACGGCGTCGGTGACGGGAGCGACCTCGCACGGATCTCGAGCCTGCAGCAGTTCCTGTCGTCCCTGATGCGCAAGGTGAAGAGCGAGGGCACGCTCGGGGACCCGTCGAAGCTCTACGGCCTCGCGAAGACCGCGTCGAAGAACATCACCCTGTCCACCTCGCTCGCGAAGCCCTCGACGATGGTCGACATGGCCGGGGCGTTCGAGGGGATCGGCCTCGACCGGATCACCTTCGTGCAGTACCCCGGCAGCGTCGACGACCCGTCGTTCCCCGGCAAGGTCGTGCCCGAGCAGGCCACGGCCGACCGCCTGATGCGAGCCGTCCGCGCTGACCGGCCGTTCCGGCTGGACGCCGGTTCCACGGGGCGCGGTGCGACGGATCGCGACGCATCCGCGAGTGCTGCTGCTCCCGCCGCCGACCAGTCGTCGCCGAAGGAGTCGTCGGCGAGAGAATCGTCGGAGAAGGAGTCGTCGCCGAAGGGATCGTCGGCGCCCCAGGACATGCCGGGTGTCACCGGGCAGACGGCCAAGCAGAAGACCTGCGCGGTCGCGGCCGGCGGCTGA
- a CDS encoding GntR family transcriptional regulator, giving the protein MGYDEHPVARVQSGSLDPLGVPRSLLRDAVFLRLMDRILRGEYRRGQRLRLDNLADDMHVSRTPVREALVPLEALRLVSVQRYVGVIIAQWSLDQMKERIRVTCTMLAEPPSGADATTERFDPFWIRDCMTEAGSFVELAAWLLRRAGSSVSADWVAAQRPVLDMFYTDDVALANGIDAAVDRRHRQGLVDAARAAAGREDLDECTRLVCELGGCLITLPDRFRAAVPA; this is encoded by the coding sequence ATGGGGTACGACGAACATCCGGTTGCGCGTGTGCAGAGCGGTTCGCTCGATCCGCTCGGCGTCCCGCGCAGTCTGCTCCGCGACGCCGTGTTCCTGCGGCTGATGGACCGGATCCTGCGTGGTGAGTACCGGCGTGGGCAGCGTCTGCGGCTCGACAACCTGGCCGACGACATGCACGTCTCCCGGACGCCGGTGCGCGAGGCGCTCGTCCCGCTCGAAGCGCTGCGGCTGGTGTCCGTCCAGCGGTACGTGGGTGTCATCATCGCGCAGTGGTCGCTCGACCAGATGAAGGAACGAATCCGCGTCACGTGCACGATGCTCGCCGAGCCGCCGTCGGGGGCCGATGCCACCACCGAGCGGTTCGACCCCTTCTGGATCCGCGACTGCATGACCGAAGCGGGATCGTTCGTCGAGCTCGCCGCGTGGTTGCTCCGCCGTGCCGGGTCGTCGGTCAGTGCGGACTGGGTGGCCGCGCAGCGCCCGGTGCTCGACATGTTCTACACGGACGACGTCGCCCTGGCGAACGGCATCGACGCCGCGGTGGACCGACGACATCGGCAGGGGCTCGTCGATGCCGCTCGGGCCGCTGCCGGGCGGGAAGACCTCGACGAGTGCACTCGTCTCGTCTGCGAGCTCGGGGGGTGTCTCATCACGCTGCCCGATCGGTTCCGCGCAGCGGTTCCCGCGTGA
- a CDS encoding MFS transporter translates to MSSANPSGTITSLVPARMDRLPWTRFHWSVVVGLGVSWVLDGLEIQIVSNAGFQADLNLSTQQVTSLGTIYLVGQVVGALVFGRMSDRLGRRKLFILTLAIYLIGSGIAGFAQDFWFLAAFRFVAGLGIGGEYAAINSAIDELIPSKYRGHVDIAINGTYWGGAALGAFANIYLLDPSLFAENIGWRIGFFLGPVLGIAIIFLRRHIPESPRWLMTHGREEEADATLTRIEESVERSTGQKLPEVDRSKAMSVTPMDRVRFTTIVKVLFRQYPTRTLVGATMMITQAFLYNAIFFTYALVLTNFFGLKTSQTAVYFFPFAIGNLLGPLILGRLFDTWGRRQMIFSTYLVSGLVLAVSAFLFRADAISATVQVVFWCISFFFASAGASSAYLTVSEIFPLELRSQAISYFFALAQIFGAIAPAIYGAFIGDGSSREPLFWGYLLGAGVMIAGGVVALIFGVDAARKGLEDVTQPLSVIAAEEEQSRK, encoded by the coding sequence GTGAGCAGCGCGAACCCCTCCGGAACGATCACGAGCCTGGTACCGGCCAGGATGGACAGACTCCCGTGGACACGGTTCCACTGGAGTGTCGTGGTGGGCCTCGGGGTCTCCTGGGTCCTCGACGGCCTCGAGATCCAGATCGTCTCGAACGCCGGGTTCCAAGCGGACCTGAACCTCTCCACGCAGCAGGTGACCTCGCTCGGCACGATCTACCTGGTCGGCCAGGTAGTCGGAGCGCTGGTGTTCGGGCGGATGTCCGACCGACTCGGCCGGCGGAAGCTCTTCATCCTGACGCTCGCGATCTACCTCATCGGCTCCGGTATCGCCGGCTTCGCGCAGGACTTCTGGTTCCTCGCGGCCTTCCGGTTCGTGGCGGGGCTCGGGATCGGCGGCGAGTACGCCGCGATCAACTCCGCGATCGACGAGCTCATCCCGTCGAAGTACCGCGGCCACGTCGACATCGCCATCAACGGCACCTACTGGGGCGGTGCGGCCCTCGGCGCCTTCGCGAACATCTACCTGCTCGACCCGTCGCTCTTCGCCGAGAACATCGGCTGGCGCATCGGGTTCTTCCTCGGCCCGGTGCTCGGCATCGCGATCATCTTCCTGCGGCGGCACATCCCGGAGAGTCCCCGGTGGTTGATGACCCACGGGCGGGAAGAGGAGGCGGACGCCACGCTGACGCGGATCGAGGAGTCGGTCGAGCGCAGCACGGGGCAGAAGCTGCCGGAGGTCGACCGATCCAAGGCGATGTCGGTCACGCCGATGGACCGCGTCCGGTTCACGACGATCGTGAAGGTGCTCTTCCGGCAGTACCCGACGCGCACGCTGGTCGGTGCGACGATGATGATCACGCAGGCATTCCTCTACAACGCGATCTTCTTCACCTACGCGCTGGTGCTCACGAACTTCTTCGGCCTGAAGACGTCGCAGACGGCTGTCTACTTCTTCCCCTTCGCGATCGGCAACCTGCTCGGGCCGCTGATCCTCGGGCGGCTGTTCGACACGTGGGGTCGTCGGCAGATGATCTTCAGCACCTACCTGGTCTCCGGACTCGTGCTCGCGGTGTCGGCGTTCCTCTTCCGGGCCGACGCGATCTCGGCGACCGTGCAGGTGGTCTTCTGGTGCATCTCGTTCTTCTTCGCCTCGGCCGGGGCGTCGAGTGCGTACCTCACCGTGAGCGAGATCTTCCCGCTCGAACTGCGGTCGCAGGCGATCTCGTACTTCTTCGCGCTCGCGCAGATCTTCGGTGCGATCGCGCCGGCGATCTACGGCGCGTTCATCGGGGACGGGTCGTCGCGTGAGCCGCTGTTCTGGGGGTACCTGCTCGGCGCCGGGGTGATGATCGCCGGTGGGGTGGTCGCGCTCATCTTCGGTGTGGACGCCGCGCGGAAGGGGCTCGAGGACGTGACCCAGCCGCTGTCGGTGATCGCTGCGGAGGAGGAGCAGTCCCGCAAGTGA
- a CDS encoding ATP-binding protein yields MTRPDIRTVGELRTSGHVQKTVRAEIRDNLLSALREGRDPWPGLHGFETTVIPQLERALIAGHDIVLLGERGQGKTRLLRTLQGLLDEWTPVIAGSELGEHPFEPITAASRRRAEDLGDAMPIDWWHRDGRYVEKLATPDTSVADLIGDVDPMKVAEGRSLGDPETIHFGLIPRAHRGIVAINELPDLAERIQVAMLNVMEERDVQIRGYVLRLPLDVLVMASANPEDYTNRGRIITPLKDRFGAEIRTHYPIELDDEIAVIRQEAELTADVPDALIEILARFTRALRESSAVDQRSGVSARFSIAGAETVSAAAVHRAARQGETDPVARPIDLETAVDVLGGKIEFESGEEDRADEVLEHLLRTATAETVRSRLRGLDLGQLVEALDGGTMVTTGEQVSARAFLEGLPSLGESDLYDQICERLGATNDGERAGAIELALEGLFLARKISKESGGGEAAYGM; encoded by the coding sequence GTGACCCGACCCGACATCCGAACGGTCGGCGAGCTCCGCACCTCTGGTCACGTCCAGAAGACGGTCCGCGCCGAGATCCGCGACAACCTGCTCAGTGCCCTCCGCGAGGGCCGCGATCCGTGGCCTGGCCTCCACGGCTTCGAGACCACCGTCATCCCCCAGCTCGAACGAGCCCTCATCGCCGGCCACGACATCGTCCTGCTCGGCGAGCGCGGCCAGGGCAAGACGCGCCTCCTCCGAACCCTGCAGGGCCTCCTCGACGAGTGGACGCCGGTCATCGCCGGCTCCGAGCTCGGCGAGCACCCCTTCGAACCGATAACCGCCGCCAGCAGACGGCGCGCAGAAGACCTCGGCGACGCGATGCCCATCGACTGGTGGCACCGCGACGGCCGCTACGTCGAGAAGCTCGCGACGCCCGACACCTCCGTGGCCGACCTGATCGGCGACGTCGACCCGATGAAGGTCGCCGAGGGCCGCAGCCTCGGGGATCCCGAGACGATCCACTTCGGCCTCATCCCCCGGGCGCACCGCGGCATCGTCGCGATCAACGAGCTGCCCGACCTGGCCGAGCGCATCCAGGTCGCGATGCTCAACGTGATGGAGGAGCGCGACGTGCAGATCCGCGGCTACGTGCTGCGCCTGCCGCTCGATGTCCTCGTGATGGCGAGCGCGAACCCCGAGGACTACACGAACCGCGGGCGGATCATCACCCCGCTGAAGGACCGCTTCGGCGCCGAGATCCGCACGCACTACCCGATCGAGCTCGACGACGAGATCGCCGTCATCCGGCAGGAAGCCGAGCTGACCGCGGACGTCCCCGACGCCCTCATCGAGATCCTCGCCCGCTTCACCCGGGCGCTCCGCGAATCGAGCGCGGTTGACCAGCGGAGCGGGGTCAGTGCCCGGTTCTCGATCGCCGGCGCCGAGACGGTCTCCGCAGCAGCGGTGCACCGCGCGGCGCGTCAGGGCGAGACCGACCCCGTCGCCCGGCCGATCGACCTCGAGACCGCCGTGGACGTCCTCGGCGGCAAGATCGAGTTCGAATCCGGCGAGGAAGACCGGGCCGACGAGGTACTCGAGCACCTGCTCCGGACCGCCACCGCCGAGACGGTGCGCTCCCGGCTCCGCGGCCTCGACCTCGGTCAGCTCGTCGAGGCGCTCGACGGCGGCACGATGGTGACCACCGGCGAGCAGGTCTCCGCGCGGGCCTTCCTCGAGGGGCTGCCGTCCCTCGGCGAGTCCGACCTGTACGACCAGATCTGCGAGCGACTCGGTGCCACGAACGACGGCGAACGCGCCGGCGCGATCGAGCTCGCGCTCGAGGGACTGTTCCTCGCGCGGAAGATCAGCAAGGAGTCGGGCGGGGGCGAAGCAGCGTATGGGATGTGA
- a CDS encoding VWA domain-containing protein: MASRQNRRLTRDAKYGRYEGGPDPLAPPADLSEALDAIGQDVMAGYSPERAMREFLRRGGRDQRGLDDLARRVAEKRRELTAKNNLDGTLQQVKQLLDEALLAERGQLARDTEMDDGDRALAEMQLDSLPPSPAAAVRELGTYDWKSPTARQKYEEIKDLLGREMLDQRFAGMKQALENASDEDRADVQAMMQDLNQLLEDHRAGTDSQEQFDEFMAKHGEYFPSNPQNVDELLDDLAARSAAAQRMRNSMTQEQRDELDALAQQAFGSPDLMGALSQLDGNLRALRPGEDWGGSEQMEGEQGLGLGDGTGVFQDIADLDSLAEQLAQSSPGSDLDDLDLESLARQLGSEAAVDARTLQQLEKALRNSGTMRRGADGQYKLTPKAMRQLGKSLLKDVAQKMSGRQGARDLRRSGASGEPSGASRQWAFGDTEPWDIPRTITNAVTRTAATGRTGAGVRLTIDDVEVQETEARTQACVALLVDTSFSMAMEDRWVPMKRTALALHTLISTRFRGDDLQLIAFGREAEVMDVEQLVGLDAMWDKGTNLHHALLLANRHFRKHPTAQPVLLIVTDGEPTSHLEPNGQVYFSYPPDPMTIALSVRELENAHRLGAQTTFFRLGDDPGLARFIDGMARRVDGTVTAPENDDLGVAVVGSYLGSRRGSALFRDDDWGGFGRFG, from the coding sequence ATGGCTAGTCGCCAGAACCGCCGGCTCACGCGGGACGCCAAGTACGGCCGGTACGAGGGCGGCCCGGACCCGCTCGCCCCGCCCGCCGACCTGTCCGAGGCGCTCGACGCGATCGGCCAGGACGTCATGGCGGGGTACTCCCCCGAGCGTGCGATGCGGGAGTTCCTGCGTCGCGGCGGGCGGGACCAGCGCGGCCTCGACGACCTCGCTCGCCGGGTCGCCGAGAAGCGCCGCGAACTCACCGCGAAGAACAACCTCGACGGCACGCTGCAGCAGGTCAAGCAGCTGCTCGACGAGGCCCTGCTCGCCGAGCGTGGCCAGCTGGCGCGCGACACCGAGATGGACGACGGCGACCGCGCCCTCGCCGAGATGCAACTCGACAGCCTGCCACCGTCGCCCGCAGCCGCGGTGCGTGAACTCGGCACCTACGACTGGAAGAGCCCCACGGCACGCCAGAAGTACGAGGAGATCAAGGACCTGCTCGGCCGCGAGATGCTCGACCAGCGCTTCGCGGGCATGAAGCAGGCGCTCGAGAACGCCAGCGACGAGGACCGCGCCGACGTCCAGGCGATGATGCAGGACCTCAACCAGCTGCTCGAGGACCACCGCGCCGGCACCGACTCGCAGGAGCAGTTCGACGAGTTCATGGCGAAGCACGGCGAGTACTTCCCGTCGAACCCGCAGAACGTCGACGAGCTGCTCGACGACCTCGCCGCCCGCTCCGCCGCAGCCCAGCGGATGCGGAACTCGATGACGCAGGAGCAGCGCGACGAGCTCGACGCCCTGGCACAGCAGGCGTTCGGTTCCCCCGACCTGATGGGCGCACTGTCCCAGCTCGACGGCAACCTGCGCGCGCTGCGCCCCGGCGAGGACTGGGGCGGATCCGAGCAGATGGAGGGCGAGCAGGGTCTCGGCCTCGGCGACGGCACCGGCGTGTTCCAGGACATCGCCGACCTGGACTCCCTCGCCGAGCAACTCGCGCAGTCGAGCCCCGGGTCCGACCTCGACGACCTCGACCTGGAGTCGCTGGCACGCCAGCTCGGCTCCGAGGCCGCCGTCGACGCGCGCACGCTCCAGCAGCTCGAGAAGGCCCTGCGGAACTCCGGCACCATGCGCCGCGGTGCGGACGGCCAGTACAAACTCACCCCGAAGGCCATGCGCCAGCTCGGCAAGAGCCTGCTCAAGGACGTCGCGCAGAAGATGTCCGGCCGGCAGGGGGCACGCGACCTGCGGCGCTCGGGAGCCTCTGGTGAACCGTCCGGAGCGAGCCGTCAGTGGGCGTTCGGGGACACCGAGCCATGGGACATCCCGCGGACGATCACGAACGCCGTCACCCGCACGGCCGCGACGGGACGCACCGGGGCCGGCGTCCGCCTCACCATCGACGACGTCGAGGTGCAAGAGACGGAGGCCCGCACCCAGGCCTGCGTGGCGCTCCTCGTCGACACGTCGTTCTCGATGGCGATGGAGGACCGCTGGGTCCCGATGAAGCGCACCGCCCTCGCCCTGCACACGCTGATCTCCACACGGTTCCGCGGGGACGACCTGCAGCTGATCGCCTTCGGTCGCGAGGCCGAGGTGATGGACGTCGAACAGCTCGTCGGCCTCGACGCGATGTGGGACAAGGGCACGAACCTGCACCACGCCCTCCTGCTGGCGAACCGGCACTTCCGGAAGCACCCGACCGCGCAGCCCGTGCTGCTCATCGTCACCGACGGCGAGCCGACGTCGCACCTGGAGCCGAACGGGCAGGTGTACTTCAGCTACCCGCCCGACCCGATGACGATCGCGCTGAGCGTGCGCGAACTCGAGAACGCACACCGGCTCGGTGCGCAGACGACGTTCTTCCGCCTCGGCGACGACCCGGGGCTCGCCCGGTTCATCGACGGCATGGCCCGGCGGGTCGACGGGACGGTCACGGCGCCGGAGAACGACGACTTGGGTGTCGCGGTGGTCGGCTCGTACCTCGGCTCGCGGCGCGGCAGCGCGCTCTTCCGTGATGACGACTGGGGCGGGTTCGGCCGGTTCGGCTGA
- a CDS encoding SCO1664 family protein, with the protein MSEAEPSGLQLTARIREASNATFLADLDGEQVVYKPIAGEKPLWDFPDGTLAGREYSAFLVSEAFGWRVVPPTWLGEGPLGRGMIQRWQEIDPEQDAVDVIPTDEAEQPDQPMLTVLEAIDEHDNPVTLVHEDSAALRRMAVFDVVVNNADRKGGHVLAMPDGHRHGVDHGLTFHVEHKLRTVLWGWIDEPLTDDELAGIDRVVSALHGDLGAQLEEHLTVDEIDNLEARCAALAAVGRFPPPAGYGPAVPWPLF; encoded by the coding sequence ATGAGCGAAGCCGAACCGAGCGGATTGCAGCTCACCGCACGCATCCGCGAGGCATCGAACGCCACCTTCCTGGCAGACCTCGACGGCGAGCAGGTCGTGTACAAGCCGATCGCGGGCGAGAAGCCGCTGTGGGACTTCCCCGACGGCACACTCGCCGGCCGCGAGTACTCGGCGTTCCTGGTGTCCGAGGCGTTCGGCTGGCGCGTCGTCCCGCCGACGTGGCTCGGTGAGGGTCCGCTCGGCCGCGGAATGATCCAGCGCTGGCAGGAGATCGACCCGGAGCAGGACGCGGTGGACGTCATCCCCACGGACGAGGCCGAGCAGCCCGATCAGCCGATGCTGACCGTGCTCGAGGCGATCGACGAGCACGACAATCCGGTCACGCTCGTGCACGAGGACTCCGCGGCGCTCCGCCGGATGGCCGTCTTCGACGTCGTGGTGAACAACGCGGACCGCAAGGGTGGCCACGTGCTCGCGATGCCGGACGGGCACCGGCACGGCGTCGACCACGGCCTGACCTTCCACGTCGAGCACAAGCTCCGGACGGTGCTGTGGGGCTGGATCGACGAGCCGCTCACCGACGACGAGCTCGCGGGGATCGACCGCGTGGTGTCGGCGCTGCACGGCGACCTGGGCGCGCAGCTCGAGGAGCACCTGACGGTCGACGAGATCGACAACCTCGAGGCGCGGTGCGCCGCCCTGGCGGCCGTCGGCCGCTTCCCGCCACCGGCCGGGTACGGTCCGGCGGTCCCCTGGCCGTTGTTCTAG
- a CDS encoding DUF3090 domain-containing protein, producing MPPIVHGFDWPDRLVVGTIGRPGERTFYLQARDGRRVVSVALEKEQSAVLAEKLDELLDEVATVEENRFSVPPSVPRELYDVDPLDQPVEPEFRAGALSLGFDPATAQVVIEAYPIEDELEILSEESDEDGEIEAVVEMPEPSELLQVKIPVGTARAFVERTREVVAAGRPPGAA from the coding sequence ATGCCCCCCATCGTCCACGGCTTCGACTGGCCGGATCGTCTCGTCGTCGGCACCATCGGGCGCCCCGGTGAGCGGACCTTCTACCTGCAGGCGCGCGACGGCCGCCGGGTGGTGAGCGTCGCGCTCGAGAAGGAGCAGTCCGCGGTCCTCGCGGAGAAGCTCGACGAACTCCTCGACGAGGTCGCCACGGTGGAGGAGAACCGTTTCAGCGTCCCGCCGTCGGTCCCGCGTGAGCTGTACGACGTCGACCCGCTGGACCAGCCGGTGGAGCCCGAGTTCCGTGCGGGTGCCCTCAGCCTGGGGTTCGACCCGGCGACGGCCCAGGTGGTCATCGAGGCGTACCCGATCGAGGACGAGCTGGAGATCCTGTCCGAGGAGTCCGACGAGGACGGTGAGATCGAGGCGGTCGTGGAGATGCCCGAGCCGAGCGAGCTGCTCCAGGTGAAGATCCCCGTCGGCACCGCGCGCGCGTTCGTGGAGCGCACGCGTGAGGTCGTGGCCGCCGGACGGCCGCCCGGCGCCGCATGA